The Dyella caseinilytica genome has a window encoding:
- a CDS encoding PIG-L deacetylase family protein: protein MPSLSVSAQTRLLVVAPHPDDETLGCGLLIQQVLAAGGTVRVLLLTDGDNNPWPQRYIERRVGIDAAGRRRWGALRRDEAAQAVTQLGLPVSALESMGWPDMGLTAKLRDDTSGVMAAMRTVLRAFDPNLICCPDLSDRHPDHGAAHVLCRLALAGLEPLPVLLAYPVHGSADASAYPILIDATPEQLQHKLRALAEHKTQMRLSGARLRRLALSPERYMRAGSQGGSGCLPWRPPAMLQQWLRLLVATPAGVQDFRWKDAPMSFEADGYRLQGVSHDGERGPVFVKLHLDWPSPWIFDHWGWRAL, encoded by the coding sequence ATGCCTTCGCTGTCCGTGTCCGCGCAGACCCGTTTGCTGGTCGTGGCGCCGCATCCGGACGATGAGACCCTTGGCTGCGGGCTGTTGATCCAGCAAGTGCTTGCAGCGGGAGGAACGGTCCGCGTACTGCTGCTGACCGATGGCGACAACAATCCATGGCCGCAGCGCTATATCGAGAGGCGCGTGGGTATCGATGCGGCTGGGCGCCGGCGCTGGGGGGCGTTACGACGGGATGAAGCGGCCCAGGCTGTCACGCAGTTGGGCTTGCCGGTTTCTGCACTGGAAAGCATGGGTTGGCCTGACATGGGACTGACCGCGAAACTACGCGACGATACCTCCGGCGTCATGGCTGCGATGCGCACGGTTCTGCGGGCGTTTGATCCCAATCTGATCTGTTGTCCCGATCTGAGTGATCGCCATCCGGATCATGGTGCCGCGCATGTGCTTTGCCGTCTGGCCTTGGCGGGTCTGGAGCCGCTGCCGGTCCTGCTTGCATATCCCGTACATGGCAGCGCCGATGCGTCCGCTTATCCGATCTTGATCGATGCCACCCCGGAGCAACTGCAGCACAAGTTGCGGGCCCTGGCGGAGCACAAGACGCAGATGAGACTGAGTGGCGCGCGCTTGCGTCGGTTGGCACTTAGTCCTGAGCGTTATATGCGGGCTGGATCGCAAGGCGGTTCGGGCTGTTTGCCTTGGCGTCCGCCAGCGATGCTGCAGCAGTGGCTGCGGCTGTTGGTCGCCACGCCGGCCGGTGTCCAGGACTTTCGCTGGAAGGATGCGCCGATGTCCTTCGAAGCCGACGGCTACCGGCTCCAGGGGGTATCTCATGATGGCGAGCGTGGCCCCGTTTTCGTGAAGCTCCACCTGGACTGGCCATCTCCGTGGATCTTTGATCACTGGGGCTGGCGCGCATTGTGA
- a CDS encoding PilZ domain-containing protein, whose translation MNPAAARQGIISLKFKDTASLYNAYMPFLKHGGLFAPTAQRYSLGDEVVLLISLIDESERLSVAGKVVWITPIGAQGNRTAGIGVQFNESSDGEAARSRIESLLAGALGSERATQTM comes from the coding sequence ATGAACCCGGCCGCCGCCCGCCAGGGCATCATCTCGCTGAAATTCAAGGACACGGCATCGCTCTACAACGCGTACATGCCGTTCCTGAAGCATGGCGGCCTGTTCGCGCCAACGGCGCAGCGCTATTCGCTGGGCGATGAGGTGGTCTTACTGATTAGCCTGATCGACGAAAGCGAGCGTCTTTCGGTTGCCGGCAAAGTGGTGTGGATCACGCCGATCGGTGCGCAAGGTAATCGCACCGCGGGAATCGGCGTGCAGTTCAACGAATCCTCCGATGGCGAGGCGGCACGCAGCCGCATCGAATCCCTGCTGGCCGGTGCGCTGGGCTCCGAGCGAGCCACGCAGACGATGTAA
- a CDS encoding NADH-quinone oxidoreductase subunit A, with protein sequence MLAEYWPVLLFIAVAAGMGIVLVTLGLLVGPRRPESDKLSPYECGFEAFEDARMQFDVRYYLLAILFIIFDLEIAFLFPWAVVFKQIGIVALIEMGLFLLLLVIGFAYVWKKGALEWE encoded by the coding sequence GTGCTTGCCGAATATTGGCCCGTTCTCCTGTTCATCGCGGTTGCCGCTGGAATGGGCATCGTCCTCGTCACGCTCGGCCTGCTGGTCGGTCCGCGTCGTCCTGAATCAGACAAGCTCTCGCCGTACGAATGCGGCTTCGAGGCCTTCGAGGATGCGCGCATGCAATTTGACGTGCGCTACTACCTCCTCGCCATTCTCTTCATCATCTTCGATCTGGAAATCGCCTTCCTGTTCCCCTGGGCGGTGGTGTTCAAGCAGATCGGTATCGTGGCGCTGATTGAAATGGGACTGTTCCTGTTGCTGCTGGTGATTGGTTTTGCCTACGTGTGGAAGAAGGGAGCACTGGAATGGGAGTGA
- a CDS encoding NuoB/complex I 20 kDa subunit family protein, with the protein MGVISAIDRVMHNPQPLNVVDDILRPAGDNPVIQRGAVTTSVDALMNWARTGSMWPMTFGLACCAVEMMHAGAARLDLDRYGVVFRPSPRQSDVMIVAGTLVNKMAPALRKVYDQMPDPKWVISMGSCANGGGYYHYSYSVVRGCDRIVPVDIYVPGCPPTAEALIHGILQLQKKVRRTSTIARS; encoded by the coding sequence ATGGGAGTGATCTCCGCCATTGATCGGGTGATGCACAACCCGCAGCCGTTGAACGTGGTGGACGACATTCTGCGTCCGGCCGGCGACAACCCCGTCATCCAGCGCGGCGCGGTCACCACCAGCGTCGATGCGCTGATGAACTGGGCGCGTACCGGTTCCATGTGGCCGATGACGTTCGGTCTTGCCTGCTGCGCGGTGGAAATGATGCACGCCGGCGCGGCGCGCTTGGATCTGGATCGTTACGGCGTTGTGTTTCGTCCCAGTCCGCGCCAGTCCGACGTGATGATCGTGGCCGGCACGCTGGTCAACAAGATGGCGCCCGCGCTACGCAAGGTTTATGACCAGATGCCCGACCCGAAGTGGGTGATCTCGATGGGCAGCTGCGCTAACGGTGGTGGTTATTACCACTACTCCTACTCTGTGGTGCGCGGTTGCGATCGAATCGTCCCGGTGGACATCTACGTGCCGGGCTGCCCGCCCACGGCCGAGGCGTTGATTCACGGCATTTTGCAGTTGCAAAAGAAAGTCCGTCGTACCAGCACCATCGCGCGTTCCTGA